One Amycolatopsis thermophila DNA segment encodes these proteins:
- a CDS encoding amino acid-binding protein produces the protein MSFLIRVQLPDTPGTLGAVATALGMIGADILSVDVVERGGGVAIDDMVVELPSGRLPDAVITAAESVEGVEVDAVRPYAGVLDTHRELELVEEIAEQPASGLAVLVEGVPRIIRAGWAIVVSVSEPGVDRLASSSAAPEAPITDLPWLPLERATILDSEDTWVPETWQELGTELAATPLGKPDKALLVGRPGGPMFRAAEVARLAHLAGIVAVVLDG, from the coding sequence TTGTCCTTCCTGATCCGGGTGCAGCTCCCGGACACGCCAGGAACCCTCGGAGCGGTCGCGACGGCTCTCGGCATGATCGGGGCGGACATCCTCTCGGTGGACGTGGTCGAGCGCGGCGGCGGCGTCGCGATCGACGACATGGTCGTCGAGCTGCCCTCCGGGCGGCTGCCGGACGCGGTGATCACCGCGGCGGAGAGCGTCGAAGGTGTCGAGGTCGACGCGGTGCGGCCGTACGCCGGCGTCCTGGACACCCACCGCGAGCTGGAGCTCGTCGAGGAGATCGCCGAGCAGCCCGCGTCCGGGCTGGCCGTGCTGGTCGAGGGCGTGCCGCGGATCATCCGCGCGGGCTGGGCGATCGTGGTGTCGGTGAGCGAGCCCGGTGTCGACCGGCTGGCCTCCTCCAGCGCCGCACCCGAGGCGCCGATCACCGACCTGCCGTGGCTGCCCCTGGAGCGCGCCACGATCCTGGACTCCGAGGACACCTGGGTGCCCGAGACCTGGCAGGAGCTGGGCACCGAACTGGCCGCGACCCCGCTGGGCAAGCCGGACAAGGCGCTGCTGGTCGGCCGCCCCGGCGGCCCGATGTTCCGGGCCGCCGAGGTCGCGCGGCTGGCCCACCTGGCCGGGATCGTCGCCGTCGTGCTCGACGGCTGA
- a CDS encoding MMPL family transporter, producing the protein MRTARWLVPALLVIGWLALGGFGGSYTGKLSDVSTNDNSSFLPASAESTRALDEQKAFSANQTLPAIVVAERAGGITPQDAAFLTETAERLKAIPGVTGATGPELSQRDGDALELTVPVATGGEPGEVVEKIRTELENAPPGLTVLVAGPAAQIADLVTAFGGLDGLLLLVAGLVVALILVVVYRSPLLPLIVLLSAVFALGLASLVVYVLADHDVLTLNGQSQGILFILVFGAATDYALLLVSRFREQLRDTESRYEAVMLAWRATLPPIAASAGTVVLGVLCLLFSDLQSNRGLGPVAAIGIAAAFGASVTFLPAALALLGRAAFWPIRPKLGSPHPESSGIWGRIAGAVAAKPRAIWIGTTVLLLAGAAFVPQLKAGGVAQTDLFLTPVESVAGQEALVRHFPGGSGSPTVIIADAGRAEDVARAAQVDGVAHVAAAPNVVDGRVQIIAVLTDAPDSEAALDTVGRVRQAVHAVPGANALVGGTTATQLDTQATSERDRALIIPIVLVVIFAVLALLLRALLAPLLLIATVVLSFAATMGVSALVFNHLLDFPGADPAVPLFGFVFLVALGIDYNIFLMTRVREEAVRSTTREGTLRGLTLTGGVITSAGVVLAATFAALSVIPILFLAQIAFIVAFGVLLDTLVVRSLLVPALTLDVGRRIWWPSKVP; encoded by the coding sequence ATGAGGACCGCCCGCTGGCTCGTCCCCGCTCTGCTCGTGATCGGCTGGCTCGCCCTGGGCGGGTTCGGCGGCTCGTACACCGGCAAGCTCAGTGACGTCTCGACCAACGACAACTCGTCGTTCCTGCCCGCCTCCGCCGAGTCCACCCGCGCCCTGGACGAGCAGAAGGCCTTCTCCGCGAACCAGACCCTCCCGGCGATCGTCGTCGCGGAGCGGGCGGGCGGCATCACCCCGCAGGACGCCGCGTTCCTCACCGAGACGGCCGAGCGCCTCAAGGCCATTCCGGGCGTCACCGGCGCCACCGGGCCGGAACTCTCCCAGCGGGACGGCGACGCCCTCGAACTCACCGTCCCCGTCGCGACCGGCGGCGAACCCGGCGAGGTCGTCGAGAAGATCCGCACCGAACTCGAGAACGCCCCGCCCGGCCTCACCGTCCTCGTCGCCGGCCCGGCCGCGCAGATCGCCGACCTGGTCACCGCCTTCGGCGGCCTCGACGGCCTCCTCCTGCTGGTCGCGGGGCTGGTCGTCGCCCTGATCCTCGTCGTGGTCTACCGCAGTCCACTGCTGCCGCTGATCGTCCTGCTGTCCGCCGTCTTCGCGCTCGGGCTCGCCAGCCTCGTCGTCTACGTCCTCGCCGACCACGACGTCCTCACCCTCAACGGCCAGAGTCAGGGCATCCTGTTCATCCTCGTCTTCGGCGCCGCCACCGACTACGCGCTCCTGCTCGTCTCGCGCTTCCGCGAACAGTTGCGCGACACCGAAAGCCGCTACGAAGCCGTCATGCTCGCCTGGCGCGCCACCCTGCCCCCGATCGCCGCGTCGGCCGGGACCGTCGTGCTCGGCGTGCTCTGCCTGCTGTTCTCCGACCTGCAGTCCAACCGGGGCCTCGGCCCGGTCGCCGCGATCGGCATCGCCGCCGCGTTCGGAGCCTCCGTCACGTTCCTGCCCGCCGCGCTCGCCCTACTGGGGCGTGCCGCGTTCTGGCCGATCCGCCCGAAGCTCGGCTCACCGCACCCGGAGTCGAGCGGCATCTGGGGCCGCATCGCCGGGGCGGTCGCCGCCAAACCGCGCGCGATCTGGATCGGCACGACGGTCCTCCTGCTGGCCGGCGCGGCCTTCGTCCCGCAGCTCAAGGCCGGCGGCGTCGCCCAGACCGACCTGTTCCTCACCCCGGTCGAGTCGGTGGCCGGGCAGGAGGCCCTGGTCCGGCACTTCCCGGGCGGCTCGGGCTCGCCGACCGTGATCATCGCCGACGCCGGCCGGGCCGAGGACGTCGCGCGGGCGGCCCAGGTGGACGGTGTCGCGCACGTCGCCGCGGCGCCGAACGTCGTCGACGGCCGCGTCCAGATCATCGCGGTCCTCACCGACGCGCCCGATTCCGAGGCCGCCCTGGACACCGTCGGCCGCGTCCGGCAGGCCGTCCACGCGGTGCCCGGCGCGAACGCCCTGGTCGGCGGCACCACCGCCACCCAGCTCGACACGCAGGCGACGTCCGAGCGCGACCGCGCGCTGATCATCCCGATCGTGCTGGTGGTGATCTTCGCGGTGCTCGCGCTCCTGCTCCGCGCCCTGCTCGCGCCGCTGCTGCTGATCGCCACCGTGGTGCTGTCCTTCGCCGCGACCATGGGTGTGTCCGCGCTGGTGTTCAACCACCTGCTGGACTTCCCCGGCGCGGACCCGGCGGTGCCGCTGTTCGGGTTCGTCTTCCTGGTCGCGCTCGGGATCGACTACAACATCTTCCTGATGACGCGCGTGCGCGAGGAGGCCGTCCGCTCGACCACCCGCGAGGGCACCCTGCGCGGGCTCACGCTCACCGGCGGCGTGATCACCTCGGCCGGGGTGGTGCTCGCGGCGACCTTCGCGGCGCTGTCGGTCATCCCGATCCTGTTCCTGGCGCAGATCGCGTTCATCGTCGCCTTCGGCGTCCTGCTTGACACGCTGGTGGTGCGCTCGCTGCTGGTGCCGGCGCTGACGCTGGACGTCGGCAGGCGGATCTGGTGGCCCTCGAAGGTCCCGTAG
- a CDS encoding MarR family winged helix-turn-helix transcriptional regulator gives MASWPTGRLLSAAARLVEQRWNARLEALGLSHAGLIALHTLRAGPLSQRELARQCQVTDQTMSRTLERLSRSGFVTRVPDPLDGRRSLASLTPAGVATLDEAEQIARDDTSVIGALGDDVAFRRQLIHLIGHLTEGS, from the coding sequence GTGGCGTCCTGGCCGACGGGGCGGCTGCTGTCGGCGGCGGCACGGCTGGTCGAGCAGCGCTGGAACGCGCGGCTGGAGGCGCTCGGGCTGTCGCACGCGGGCCTGATCGCGCTGCACACCTTGCGCGCGGGGCCGTTGTCGCAACGGGAGCTGGCCCGCCAGTGCCAGGTGACGGACCAGACGATGAGCCGCACCCTCGAGCGCCTGTCGCGGTCGGGGTTCGTCACGCGGGTCCCCGACCCCCTCGACGGGCGCCGCTCCTTGGCGAGCCTCACGCCCGCGGGCGTGGCGACGCTGGACGAGGCGGAGCAGATCGCGCGGGACGACACCTCGGTGATCGGCGCACTGGGCGACGACGTCGCGTTCCGGCGCCAGCTGATCCACCTCATCGGGCACCTCACCGAAGGGTCATGA
- a CDS encoding NAD(P)-dependent oxidoreductase — MQVGFVGLGVMGTPMALNLVRAGTPLVVWNRTPAKAEVLRAAGAEVAASAAEVCRRSDVVFLMLADGPAVDAVLGRGGGEFAANVGGRTVVHMGTTSPEYSQGLAAEVAAAGGSYVEAPVSGSRKPAEAGQLVGMLAGHPAATREVAPLLRPMCHQVVECGPVPNALLMKLAVNLYLITMVTGLAEAVHFAQRRGLDLGRFVEVLDAGPMASSVSRVKAAKLVTGDFEVQASIANVLENNRLVAEAARAAGVASPLLDVCHALYGETVRLGYGDEDMAAVVRAIESRTDGTPLPTAT, encoded by the coding sequence ATGCAGGTGGGTTTCGTCGGGCTGGGCGTCATGGGCACGCCGATGGCGTTGAACCTCGTCCGCGCGGGCACGCCGCTCGTGGTGTGGAACCGGACGCCGGCCAAGGCCGAGGTGCTGCGGGCGGCGGGCGCGGAGGTGGCGGCGAGCGCGGCCGAGGTGTGCCGGCGGTCGGACGTCGTGTTCCTGATGCTGGCCGACGGGCCCGCGGTCGACGCGGTCCTGGGGCGCGGGGGAGGCGAGTTCGCGGCGAACGTGGGCGGGCGGACGGTCGTGCACATGGGCACCACGTCGCCGGAGTACTCGCAGGGGCTCGCGGCGGAGGTCGCGGCGGCGGGTGGCTCGTACGTCGAGGCGCCGGTGTCGGGGTCGCGCAAGCCGGCCGAGGCGGGTCAGCTGGTGGGCATGCTGGCCGGTCACCCCGCGGCGACGCGCGAGGTGGCGCCGTTGCTGCGGCCGATGTGCCACCAGGTGGTGGAGTGCGGGCCGGTGCCGAACGCGTTGCTGATGAAGCTGGCGGTGAACCTGTACCTGATCACCATGGTGACGGGCCTGGCCGAGGCGGTGCACTTCGCGCAGCGGCGGGGCCTCGACCTCGGGCGGTTCGTGGAGGTGCTGGATGCCGGTCCGATGGCCAGCAGCGTGTCCCGGGTGAAGGCGGCGAAGCTCGTGACCGGCGATTTCGAGGTGCAGGCGTCGATCGCGAACGTGCTGGAGAACAACCGGCTGGTCGCGGAGGCCGCCCGCGCGGCCGGCGTGGCGTCGCCGCTGCTGGACGTGTGCCACGCGCTGTACGGCGAGACGGTGAGGCTCGGGTACGGCGACGAGGACATGGCCGCGGTCGTGCGAGCGATCGAGTCCCGCACCGACGGCACACCCCTGCCCACGGCGACGTGA
- a CDS encoding GNAT family N-acetyltransferase, which translates to MSEISVRPARPEEFAAVGALTASAYLADGLISEDDDYVRELTDAARRAEHAELLVAVDEGGLLGSVTVVRAGTEYAEISREGELEFRMLATAPAARGRGVGEALTRAVLDRAREAGASAVVMSSLDAMTTAHRLYTRLGFSRIPDRDWEPLPGLWLRAFRLVF; encoded by the coding sequence GTGAGTGAGATCTCGGTCAGACCGGCGCGGCCGGAGGAGTTCGCGGCGGTGGGGGCGCTGACCGCGTCGGCCTATCTGGCCGACGGCCTGATCAGCGAGGACGACGACTACGTGCGCGAACTGACCGACGCCGCGCGCCGTGCCGAGCACGCGGAGCTCCTCGTCGCGGTCGACGAGGGCGGCCTGCTGGGTTCGGTGACGGTGGTGCGCGCGGGCACGGAGTACGCGGAGATCTCCCGCGAGGGCGAGCTGGAGTTCCGGATGCTGGCCACCGCGCCGGCCGCACGTGGCCGCGGCGTCGGTGAGGCGCTGACCCGGGCGGTCCTCGACCGGGCCCGCGAGGCCGGCGCGTCGGCCGTGGTGATGTCCAGCCTCGACGCGATGACGACCGCGCACCGCCTCTACACGCGGCTGGGTTTCAGCCGCATCCCCGACCGCGACTGGGAACCCCTGCCGGGCCTGTGGCTCCGCGCCTTCCGGTTGGTGTTCTGA
- the ligA gene encoding NAD-dependent DNA ligase LigA has translation MSETPAAQDVTEVPAEVRERHGALAEEVRGHQFRYYVLDSPVITDGEFDELLKELERLESEYPGLATPDSPTQNVGGTFSTDFVAVDHLERMMSLDNVFDEAELQAWVERVEKEVGGSTQYLCELKIDGLAINLLYEKGRLVRGLTRGDGRTGEDVTLNVRTLEQVPETLTGTDEYPVPDLVEVRGEVFFRVEDFTELNAKLVEAGKPPFANPRNTAAGSLRQKDPKVTRSRRLRLICHGLGKREGFEPARQSEAYQALAAWGLPVSGHTKVVDEASELLEHIRYWGEHRHDAEHEIDGIVVKVDQVSLQRRLGSTSRAPRWAIAYKYPPEEATTRLLDIQVNVGRTGRVTPFAVMEPVKVAGSTVAMATLHNAQEVKRKGVLIGDRVVIRKAGDVIPEVLGPVVDVRTGDEREFVMPTFCPECGTKLAHQKEGDVDIRCPNARSCPAQLRERLFHLAGRGAFDIEMLGYEAATALLESGVVVDEGDIFDLDEQKLGQVELFRTKAGELSANGRKLLANLDSAKDRPLWRVLVALSIRHVGPTAAQALAREFGSLDAIEQAGEEAMADVDGVGPTIANALREWFAVDWHREVVEKWRRAGVRMAEERDESVPRTLEGLSIVVTGSLNTFSRDEAKEAIMSRGGKAAGSVSKKTAFVVVGDAPGSKYDKAVQLKVPVLDESGFQVLLDRGPEAAAEVALPAGEDAGE, from the coding sequence GTGAGTGAGACCCCCGCCGCACAGGACGTCACCGAGGTGCCCGCCGAGGTTCGCGAGCGCCATGGCGCACTCGCCGAAGAGGTGCGCGGACACCAGTTCCGGTACTACGTGCTGGACTCGCCCGTCATCACCGACGGCGAGTTCGACGAGCTGCTCAAGGAACTGGAGCGGCTGGAGTCGGAGTACCCGGGCCTGGCCACGCCCGACTCGCCGACGCAGAACGTCGGCGGCACGTTCTCCACCGACTTCGTCGCGGTCGACCACCTCGAACGCATGATGAGCCTGGACAACGTCTTCGACGAGGCGGAGCTGCAGGCGTGGGTCGAGCGCGTGGAGAAGGAGGTCGGCGGCTCCACGCAGTACCTGTGCGAGCTCAAGATCGACGGCCTGGCCATCAACCTGCTGTACGAGAAGGGGCGGCTGGTCCGGGGGCTGACCCGCGGCGACGGGCGGACGGGTGAGGACGTCACGCTCAACGTCCGCACGCTCGAGCAGGTGCCCGAGACGCTGACCGGCACCGACGAGTACCCGGTGCCCGACCTCGTCGAGGTGCGCGGCGAGGTGTTCTTCCGGGTCGAGGACTTCACCGAGCTCAACGCGAAGCTCGTCGAGGCGGGCAAGCCGCCGTTCGCGAACCCGCGCAACACCGCGGCCGGATCGTTGCGGCAGAAGGACCCCAAGGTCACGCGCAGCCGCCGGCTCCGGCTGATCTGCCACGGCCTCGGCAAGCGCGAGGGGTTCGAGCCGGCCCGCCAGTCCGAGGCGTACCAGGCGCTGGCCGCGTGGGGGCTGCCGGTGTCCGGCCACACCAAGGTCGTCGACGAGGCGTCCGAGCTGCTGGAGCACATCCGGTACTGGGGCGAGCACCGGCACGACGCCGAGCACGAGATCGACGGCATCGTGGTGAAGGTCGACCAGGTGTCGCTGCAGCGGCGGCTGGGCAGCACGTCGCGCGCGCCGCGGTGGGCGATCGCCTACAAGTACCCGCCGGAGGAGGCGACCACCCGGCTGCTCGACATCCAGGTCAACGTCGGCCGAACCGGTCGGGTCACGCCGTTCGCGGTGATGGAGCCGGTGAAGGTGGCCGGGTCGACGGTGGCGATGGCGACGCTGCACAACGCGCAGGAGGTCAAGCGCAAGGGCGTCCTGATCGGTGACCGCGTGGTGATCCGCAAGGCGGGCGACGTGATCCCCGAGGTGCTCGGCCCGGTGGTCGACGTGCGCACCGGTGACGAGCGCGAGTTCGTCATGCCGACGTTCTGCCCGGAGTGCGGCACGAAGCTGGCCCACCAGAAGGAGGGCGACGTCGACATCCGCTGCCCCAACGCGCGGTCCTGTCCCGCCCAGTTGCGGGAGCGGTTGTTCCACCTCGCCGGTCGCGGCGCGTTCGACATCGAGATGCTCGGGTACGAGGCGGCGACGGCGCTGCTGGAGTCCGGTGTGGTCGTCGACGAGGGCGACATCTTCGACCTCGACGAGCAGAAGCTGGGGCAGGTGGAGCTGTTCCGCACCAAGGCGGGGGAGCTGTCGGCCAACGGGCGCAAGCTGCTGGCCAACCTGGACAGTGCGAAGGACCGTCCACTGTGGCGGGTGCTGGTGGCGTTGTCGATCCGGCACGTCGGTCCGACGGCGGCGCAGGCGCTGGCGCGCGAGTTCGGTTCGCTGGACGCGATCGAGCAGGCCGGTGAGGAGGCGATGGCCGATGTGGACGGTGTCGGCCCGACCATCGCGAACGCCCTGCGCGAGTGGTTCGCCGTCGACTGGCACCGCGAGGTGGTGGAGAAGTGGCGCCGCGCCGGGGTGCGGATGGCCGAGGAGCGCGACGAGTCGGTGCCGCGCACGCTGGAGGGGCTGTCGATCGTGGTGACCGGGTCGCTGAACACGTTCTCGCGGGACGAGGCCAAGGAGGCGATCATGTCGCGCGGCGGCAAGGCCGCCGGTTCGGTGTCGAAGAAGACGGCGTTCGTGGTGGTCGGCGACGCGCCGGGGTCCAAGTACGACAAGGCGGTGCAGTTGAAGGTTCCGGTTCTGGACGAGTCGGGTTTCCAGGTGCTGCTGGACCGTGGCCCGGAGGCCGCGGCCGAGGTGGCGCTGCCGGCGGGGGAGGACGCCGGTGAGTGA
- a CDS encoding methionine synthase produces MSEHVWPPGAATAIGSMPGTEPAEAAAVVFGELPDFPHLPELPARGVGADLIGRTAAMLVDLAVEVVPSGYRVAARPGRDHRRAVDLLRWDLDAVTEAGGAPVIKTQLAGPWTLAAGIELPRGHRVLTDRGAVREFAESALEGLAAHVAELKARTGAEVVVQLDEPTLPDVLAGALPTPSGYGNVPAVPEPEARELLGHVIERAGELTGQPVVVHCCAARPPVGLLRAAGAGALAIDATLLAGAPSTLLDEIGEAWDSGTVLFLGLVPALEPARRPSLRELAQPALALADRLGFNRSTLADRAVPTPTCGFAGATGDWVRRALKLATDLGKAFVEPPEGW; encoded by the coding sequence GTGAGCGAACACGTCTGGCCCCCCGGCGCGGCCACCGCGATCGGGTCGATGCCCGGTACCGAACCCGCGGAAGCGGCCGCCGTCGTCTTCGGCGAGCTGCCCGATTTCCCGCACCTGCCGGAGCTGCCCGCGCGCGGCGTCGGCGCGGACCTGATCGGGCGGACCGCCGCGATGCTGGTCGACCTCGCGGTCGAGGTCGTGCCCAGCGGCTACCGCGTCGCGGCGCGGCCGGGGCGCGACCACCGGCGCGCGGTCGACCTCCTGCGGTGGGACCTGGACGCGGTCACCGAGGCCGGCGGCGCGCCGGTGATCAAGACGCAGCTGGCCGGGCCGTGGACGCTCGCCGCGGGCATCGAGCTGCCGCGCGGGCACCGCGTGCTGACCGACCGCGGCGCCGTCCGGGAGTTCGCCGAATCGGCGCTCGAGGGGCTCGCCGCGCACGTCGCCGAGCTGAAGGCGCGCACCGGCGCCGAGGTCGTCGTCCAGTTGGACGAGCCGACGCTGCCCGACGTCCTCGCCGGCGCCCTGCCCACCCCGTCCGGGTACGGCAACGTCCCCGCCGTCCCCGAACCGGAGGCCCGGGAGCTGCTGGGTCACGTCATCGAGCGGGCCGGCGAGCTGACCGGTCAGCCGGTGGTCGTGCACTGCTGCGCCGCGCGGCCGCCGGTCGGCCTCCTGCGCGCGGCGGGCGCGGGCGCACTCGCGATCGACGCCACCCTCCTCGCCGGCGCGCCGTCGACCCTGCTCGACGAGATCGGTGAGGCGTGGGACAGCGGCACGGTCCTGTTCCTGGGCCTGGTGCCGGCGCTGGAACCGGCGCGCCGGCCGTCGCTGCGCGAGCTGGCGCAGCCCGCGCTGGCACTGGCCGACCGGCTCGGGTTCAACCGGTCGACCCTGGCCGACCGCGCGGTGCCCACGCCCACCTGCGGGTTCGCCGGCGCGACCGGCGACTGGGTGCGCCGCGCGCTGAAGCTGGCGACCGATCTGGGCAAGGCGTTCGTGGAGCCACCGGAAGGCTGGTAG
- a CDS encoding phospholipid scramblase-related protein has translation MTSSSRHAGGGTLFTEPFLVVSQRARLAEVANGFAVRDQYGRPLGAVVEADRSAFRKALRVLTNSDRFRPHCFDVRDSGGSVVLKVRVHDSRFLVTRADGTPIGEIARAGRTRFTFSAHGRAVGTLAGRGAWDFVLTDAGGTEVARATKTFDDVLGETFSSADHYVVEVLAQLTDPLASLVIAAALTLDTALRHGG, from the coding sequence ATGACGAGCAGTTCGCGGCACGCGGGCGGTGGCACCCTGTTCACCGAGCCCTTCCTGGTGGTCAGCCAGCGTGCCCGGCTGGCCGAGGTGGCGAACGGGTTCGCGGTGCGGGACCAGTACGGGCGGCCGCTGGGGGCGGTGGTGGAAGCCGACCGGAGCGCGTTCCGGAAAGCGCTGCGCGTGCTGACGAATTCCGACCGGTTTCGCCCGCACTGTTTCGACGTGCGCGACTCCGGCGGAAGTGTCGTGCTGAAAGTGCGGGTGCACGACTCGCGATTCCTGGTGACCCGCGCGGACGGCACCCCGATCGGGGAGATCGCGCGGGCGGGCCGGACCCGGTTCACCTTTTCGGCGCACGGCCGGGCGGTCGGCACCCTGGCGGGCCGGGGCGCCTGGGACTTCGTGCTCACCGACGCCGGCGGCACCGAGGTCGCGCGGGCGACCAAGACGTTCGACGACGTGCTCGGCGAGACCTTCAGCAGCGCCGACCACTACGTGGTGGAGGTGTTGGCGCAGCTCACCGATCCGCTGGCGAGCCTGGTGATCGCCGCCGCGCTGACCCTGGACACCGCGTTGCGGCACGGTGGGTGA
- a CDS encoding MBL fold metallo-hydrolase, giving the protein MEALPEGSAEWSEPGLYAVAPGVHRIPLPLPNDGLKAVNVYALTEGSDLVLIDSGWALAEAREQLAAALKGLGAELGDVSQFLVTHVHRDHYTQAVALRREFGGRIALGSLEEPSLRVTADPDAVPLIGQIRSLRMCGADPVADELVRVFEIHGRNTEASIWELPDEWLTPGRRTVLPGRALDVVHTPGHTAGHVVFDDGAAGLMFTGDHVLPHITPSIGFQPAVAEMPLRDFLDSLRLVRGMPDRRMLPAHGPVTDSVHARVDALLDHHAQRLDVIATTIVDGARTAYESALRIGWTRRQRKLGELDVFNQMLAVLETAAHLDLLVHQGKLALLVEDGVRRYSVA; this is encoded by the coding sequence GTGGAAGCACTCCCCGAAGGCAGCGCCGAATGGAGCGAACCGGGCCTGTACGCCGTCGCGCCGGGTGTGCACCGGATCCCGTTGCCGCTGCCGAACGACGGGCTCAAGGCCGTCAACGTCTACGCCCTCACCGAGGGCTCCGACCTGGTGCTCATCGACTCCGGCTGGGCGCTGGCCGAGGCCCGCGAGCAGCTGGCCGCCGCGCTCAAGGGACTGGGCGCCGAACTCGGTGACGTGAGCCAGTTCCTGGTCACGCACGTGCACCGCGACCACTACACGCAGGCCGTCGCGCTGCGGCGCGAGTTCGGCGGGCGGATCGCGCTGGGCTCGCTGGAGGAACCGTCGCTGCGCGTGACGGCCGATCCGGATGCCGTGCCGCTGATCGGGCAGATCCGGTCGCTGCGGATGTGCGGCGCGGACCCGGTGGCCGACGAGCTGGTGCGGGTGTTCGAGATCCACGGGCGCAACACCGAGGCGTCGATCTGGGAGCTGCCCGACGAGTGGCTCACGCCGGGCCGCCGCACCGTGCTGCCCGGCCGCGCGCTCGACGTCGTGCACACGCCGGGGCACACGGCCGGGCACGTCGTGTTCGACGACGGCGCCGCCGGGCTGATGTTCACCGGCGACCACGTGCTGCCGCACATCACGCCGTCGATCGGTTTCCAGCCCGCCGTCGCCGAGATGCCGCTGCGCGACTTCCTCGACTCGCTGCGCCTGGTGCGCGGCATGCCGGACCGCCGGATGCTGCCCGCGCACGGCCCGGTGACCGACAGCGTGCACGCCCGCGTCGACGCGCTGCTGGACCACCACGCCCAGCGGCTCGATGTCATCGCCACGACCATTGTGGACGGTGCGCGGACGGCGTACGAGTCCGCGCTGCGGATTGGCTGGACGCGGCGGCAGCGCAAGCTCGGCGAGCTGGACGTGTTCAACCAGATGCTGGCCGTCCTGGAGACCGCGGCCCACCTGGACCTGCTGGTCCACCAGGGCAAGCTGGCACTCCTGGTCGAGGACGGGGTGCGCCGGTACTCGGTGGCGTAG
- a CDS encoding acyl-CoA synthetase: MTTLRSSTVADILRRSAARWPSRVALRFADRTWTYAELDDAVTRAAAHLLGLGLDKGDRVAAYGKNSDAYLIGFLACARAGLVHVPINYNLTGGELAYLVEQSGSRVALADPALAGNLPPLEQVVPLRDADGALVALSGEVPALDVEVADGDLVQLLYTSGTTSRPKGAMMTHRALVHEYLSCITGLDLTADDDPLHVMPLYHSAQMHVFLVPWLAVGATNTLLETPDPTDVLRRLAEDRHGAFFAAPTLWVALANHPDFGSKDLSALRKAYYGASIMPGPVLERLREAMPELGFYNCFGQSEIGPLATILRPGDHATRPDSAGRPALFVELRVVDAEGNDVAPGESGECVYRSPQLCEGYWDKPEETAEAFRDGWFHSGDLVRIDEEGYIYVVDRIKDVINTGGVLVASREVEDALYTHPAVAEAAVIGVPDEKWIEAITAVVVSKEDVDAEALIAHVRSRLSAFKVPKAIRFVSDLPRNASGKILKRELRDQFS; this comes from the coding sequence TTGACCACGCTCCGCTCCAGTACCGTCGCGGACATCCTCCGGCGCAGCGCCGCGCGCTGGCCCTCGCGCGTGGCCCTGCGCTTCGCCGACCGCACGTGGACCTACGCCGAGCTCGACGACGCCGTCACCCGCGCCGCCGCGCACCTGCTCGGGCTCGGCCTGGACAAGGGCGACCGGGTGGCCGCCTACGGCAAGAACTCCGACGCCTACCTGATCGGCTTCCTCGCGTGCGCCCGCGCCGGGCTCGTGCACGTGCCGATCAACTACAACCTCACCGGCGGCGAGCTGGCCTACCTGGTCGAACAGTCCGGCAGCCGCGTCGCGCTCGCCGACCCGGCCCTGGCCGGCAACCTGCCGCCGCTGGAGCAGGTGGTGCCGCTGCGCGACGCCGACGGCGCACTGGTGGCGTTGTCCGGTGAGGTGCCCGCGCTGGACGTCGAGGTGGCCGACGGCGACCTCGTGCAGCTGCTGTACACGTCCGGCACCACTTCGCGTCCCAAGGGCGCGATGATGACCCACCGGGCGCTGGTGCACGAGTACCTCTCCTGCATCACCGGCCTGGACCTGACGGCGGACGACGACCCGCTGCACGTCATGCCGCTCTACCACTCGGCGCAGATGCACGTGTTCCTCGTGCCGTGGCTCGCGGTGGGCGCGACGAACACGCTTCTCGAGACGCCCGACCCGACGGACGTGCTGCGCCGCCTGGCCGAGGACCGGCACGGCGCGTTCTTCGCCGCGCCGACGCTGTGGGTCGCGCTGGCCAACCACCCCGACTTCGGGTCGAAGGACCTGAGCGCGCTGCGGAAGGCGTACTACGGCGCGTCGATCATGCCGGGCCCGGTGCTCGAGCGGCTCCGGGAAGCCATGCCGGAGCTGGGTTTCTACAACTGCTTCGGGCAGTCGGAGATCGGCCCGCTGGCGACGATCCTGCGGCCCGGGGACCACGCGACGCGGCCCGATTCGGCCGGGCGGCCGGCGCTGTTCGTGGAGTTGCGGGTGGTGGACGCCGAGGGCAACGACGTCGCACCGGGCGAGTCGGGCGAGTGCGTGTACCGCAGCCCGCAGCTGTGCGAGGGGTACTGGGACAAGCCGGAGGAGACGGCAGAGGCGTTCCGGGACGGCTGGTTCCACTCGGGCGACCTGGTGCGGATCGACGAGGAGGGCTACATCTACGTCGTCGACCGCATCAAGGACGTCATCAACACCGGCGGGGTGCTCGTGGCGTCACGCGAGGTCGAGGACGCGCTCTACACGCATCCCGCCGTCGCCGAAGCGGCCGTCATCGGCGTCCCGGACGAGAAGTGGATCGAAGCGATCACCGCGGTGGTGGTGTCCAAAGAAGACGTCGACGCGGAGGCGCTGATCGCCCACGTGCGCTCGCGGCTGTCCGCGTTCAAGGTGCCCAAGGCGATCCGCTTCGTGTCCGACCTGCCGCGGAACGCCTCGGGCAAGATCCTCAAGCGCGAGCTGCGGGACCAGTTCTCCTGA